One window of Medicago truncatula cultivar Jemalong A17 chromosome 2, MtrunA17r5.0-ANR, whole genome shotgun sequence genomic DNA carries:
- the LOC25487140 gene encoding auxin-binding protein ABP19a, with amino-acid sequence MKITHILFLFIVFSFTVSYASISDFCVADLKAPNTPSGYACKPLTSVTSDDFSFHGLVAGNTNNSFKIGVATATVTNFPALNGLGISALRIDLDQGGLAPMHTHPDATELLSVVKGEITAGFLTPTSFYSKVLKPGDVFVFPQGMLHFAVNSGKGKATAFGAFSSENPTTHILDVLLFGNKLPSGLVSQTTLLDLSQVKKLKAKFDGSW; translated from the coding sequence ATGAAAATTACTCATATACTTTTCCTTTTCATTGTTTTCTCATTCACTGTTTCGTATGCTTCTATCAGTGATTTTTGTGTTGCGGATTTAAAGGCTCCAAACACTCCTTCAGGCTATGCCTGCAAACCACTTACAAGCGTCACATCAGATGATTTTAGCTTTCATGGCCTCGTAGCTGGAAACACCaacaactctttcaaaattggaGTCGCTACTGCAACTGTCACCAATTTTCCAGCCCTTAATGGACTTGGAATCTCTGCGTTGCGGATAGACCTAGACCAAGGCGGGTTAGCTCCTATGCATACTCATCCTGATGCAACTGAATTATTGTCAGTAGTTAAAGGTGAAATTACAGCTGGATTTTTGACACCTACTTCATTTTATTCCAAAGTTTTGAAACCgggtgatgtttttgtttttccacAAGGAATGTTGCATTTTGCGGTTAATTCTGGTAAGGGAAAAGCTACTGCTTTTGGTGCTTTTAGTAGCGAAAATCCTACTACTCATATACTTGATGTTCTTTTGTTTGGCAATAAATTGCCTTCTGGTTTAGTTTCACAAACTACTTTGCTAGATCTCTCTCAAGTGAAGAAGTTGAAGGCTAAATTTGATGGAAGTTGGTAG